The Tamandua tetradactyla isolate mTamTet1 chromosome 5, mTamTet1.pri, whole genome shotgun sequence genome window below encodes:
- the MN1 gene encoding transcriptional activator MN1 — translation MFGLDQFEPQINSRNAGQGDRNFNEAGLSMNAHFKAPAFHAGGPPGPVDPTMSALGEPPILGMNMEPYGFHARGHSELHAGGLQAQPVHGFFGGQQPHHGHPGGHHPHQHHPHFGGNFGGPDPGASCLHGGRLLGYGGAGGGLGSQPPFAEGYEHMAESQGPESFGPQRPGNLPDFHSSGASGHAVPAPCLPLDQSPNRAASFHGLPASSGSDSHSLEPRRVANQGAVDSLEYNYPGEAPSGHFDMFSPSDSEGQLPHFAAGRQVPGGAFPGASAMPRAAGMVGLSKMHAQQPQQQQQQQQQQQQQQHGVFFERFGGARKMPVGLEPGVGSRHPLMQPPQQAPPPPQQQPPQQPQQPQPQQPPSGLLVRQNSCPPALPRPQQGEAGTPSGGLQDGGPMLPSHHAQFEYPIHRLENRSMHPYSEPVFNMQHPPPQQAPNQRLQHFDAPPYMNVAKRPRFDFPGGAGVDRCASWNSSLHNGALDNHLSPTSYPGLPGEFTPPVPDSFPSGPPLQHPAPDHQTLQQQQQQQQQQQQQQQQQQQRQNAALMIKQMASRNQQQRLRQPNLAQLGHPGDVGQGGLVHGGPVGGLAQPNFEREGGGAGSGRLGTFEQQAPHLAQESAWFPGPHPPPGDLLPRRMGGSGLPADCGPHDPGLAPPPPPGGSGVLFRGSLQEPLRMPGEGHVPALPSPGLQFGGSLASLGQLQSPGAGVGLPSAPSERRPPPPDFTAPALGGQPGFPFGAASRQATPHSGPGVNSPPSGGGGGSSAGGGGGGGAYPPQPEFQPSQRASASKLGALSLGSFNKPSSKDNLFGQSCLAALSTACQNMIASLGAPNLNVTFNKKNPPEGKRKLSQNETDGATVTGNPGSDYFPGGTAPGVPGPGGPPGTSSSGSKASGPPNPPAPGDGTSLSPNYTLESTSGNDGKPVPGGGGRGRGRRKRDSGHVSPGTFFDKYSAAPDSGGAPGVSPGQQQAPGAAVGISSAGETRGAPTPHEKALTSPSWGKGADLLLGDQPDLMASLDGGAKSDGSSPHVGEFASDEVSTSYANEDEVSSSSDNTPALAKASRSPLVTGSPKLPPRGVGAGEHGQKAPPPPLGLGILSTSTSTPDSYGGGGGTGHPGTPGLEQVRTPTSSSGAPPPDEIHPLEILQAQIQLQRQQFSISEDQPLGLKGAKKGECAVGASGAQNGDTELGSCCSEAVKSAMSTIDLDSLMAEHSATWYMPADKALVDGADDDKTLAPWEKAKPQNPNSKEAHDLPANKASATQPGSHLQCLSVHCTDDVGDAKARASVPTWRSLHSDISNRFGTFVAALT, via the coding sequence ATGTTTGGGCTGGACCAGTTCGAGCCCCAGATCAACAGTAGGAACGCTGGCCAGGGCGACAGGAACTTTAACGAGGCCGGACTGAGCATGAATGCCCACTTTAAGGCCCCGGCTTTCCACGCCGGGGGGCCCCCTGGCCCCGTGGACCCTACCATGAGCGCGCTGGGCGAGCCCCCGATCTTGGGCATGAACATGGAGCCGTACGGCTTCCACGCGCGCGGCCACTCGGAGCTGCACGCGGGGGGGTTGCAGGCACAGCCGGTGCACGGCTTCTTCGGCGGCCAGCAGCCACACCACGGCCACCCAGGCGGCCACCATCCCCACCAGCACCACCCTCACTTCGGGGGCAACTTCGGGGGCCCGGACCCGGGGGCCTCGTGCCTGCACGGGGGTCGCCTGCTCGGCTACGGCGGCGCCGGCGGCGGCCTGGGCAGCCAGCCGCCCTTCGCCGAGGGTTACGAGCACATGGCGGAGAGCCAGGGGCCGGAGAGCTTCGGCCCGCAGAGGCCCGGGAACCTCCCGGACTTCCACAGCTCGGGCGCTTCGGGTCACGCTGTGCCCGCCCCATGCCTGCCGCTGGACCAGAGCCCCAACCGGGCCGCCTCCTTCCACGGCCTGCCCGCCTCCAGCGGCTCTGATTCCCACAGTCTGGAGCCCCGGAGAGTGGCCAACCAAGGAGCGGTCGACTCCCTGGAATACAATTATCCGGGCGAGGCGCCCTCGGGACATTTTGACATGTTTTCGCCCTCCGACTCCGAGGGCCAGCTGCCTCATTTCGCGGCTGGTCGCCAGGTTCCCGGGGGCGCTTTCCCGGGCGCCTCCGCCATGCCCAGAGCCGCGGGCATGGTGGGCTTGTCCAAAATGCACGCCCAGCAACctcaacagcagcagcagcaacagcagcagcagcagcaacaacaacacgGCGTGTTCTTCGAGAGGTTCGGCGGGGCCCGTAAAATGCCTGTGGGCTTGGAGCCTGGGGTAGGCTCCAGACACCCGTTAATGCAGCCTCCCCAGCAGGCCCCGCCGCCCCCGCAGCAGCAGCCCCCGCAGCAGCCGCAGCAGCCTCAGCCGCAGCAGCCGCCGTCCGGGCTTTTGGTCCGACAAAATTCCTGCCCGCCTGCGCTCCCGCGACCCCAGCAGGGCGAGGCGGGCACGCCCAGCGGCGGCCTGCAGGACGGGGGCCCCATGCTGCCGAGCCATCACGCGCAGTTCGAGTATCCCATCCACCGGCTGGAGAACCGGAGCATGCACCCTTATTCCGAGCCTGTGTTCAACATGCAGCACCCCCCTCCGCAGCAGGCGCCCAACCAGCGGCTGCAGCATTTCGACGCGCCCCCCTACATGAACGTGGCCAAGAGGCCGCGCTTCGACTTCCCCGGCGGCGCGGGAGTGGACCGCTGCGCCTCGTGGAACAGCAGCCTACACAACGGCGCTCTAGATAACCACCTCTCACCCACATCCTACCCGGGCCTCCCGGGCGAGTTCACGCCGCCTGTGCCCGACAGCTTTCCCTCGGGGCCGCCCCTGCAGCACCCGGCCCCGGATCACCAGaccctgcagcagcagcagcaacagcagcaacagcagcagcagcagcagcagcagcagcagcaacgcCAAAATGCGGCCCTCATGATTAAGCAGATGGCGTCGCGGAATCAGCAGCAGCGGCTGCGCCAGCCCAACCTGGCCCAGCTTGGCCACCCCGGGGACGTGGGCCAGGGCGGCCTGGTGCACGGCGGCCCGGTGGGCGGCTTGGCCCAGCCAAACTTCGAGCGCGAAGGCGGCGGCGCGGGCTCAGGGCGCCTGGGCACCTTCGAGCAGCAGGCGCCACACTTGGCGCAGGAGAGCGCGTGGTTCCCAGGCCCGCACCCGCCGCCGGGAGACTTGCTCCCTCGCAGGATGGGCGGTTCAGGCCTGCCGGCTGACTGCGGCCCGCATGACCCGGGCCTGGCACCGCCCCCTCCGCCCGGTGGTTCCGGGGTGCTGTTCCGGGGTTCTCTGCAGGAGCCGCTGAGGATGCCCGGTGAAGGCCACGTGCCCGCGCTGCCCTCGCCGGGCCTGCAGTTCGGGGGCAGCCTGGCCAGCCTGGGTCAGCTGCAGTCGCCCGGGGCCGGGGTGGGGCTGCCCAGCGCGCCCTCGGAGCGCCGGCCCCCGCCGCCGGATTTCACAGCGCCCGCGCTCGGGGGCCAGCCGGGCTTCCCGTTTGGCGCCGCGAGCCGGCAGGCCACGCCGCACAGCGGCCCGGGCGTGAACTCGCCCCCaagtgggggcgggggcggcagcagcgcgggcggcggcggcggtggggGCGCCTACCCGCCGCAGCCCGAGTTCCAGCCCAGCCAGCGCGCCTCGGCCAGCAAGCTGGGCGCGCTCTCGCTGGGCTCCTTCAACAAGCCCAGCTCCAAGGACAACCTGTTCGGCCAGAGCTGTCTGGCCGCGCTCTCCACCGCCTGCCAGAACATGATCGCTAGCCTTGGGGCGCCCAACCTCAACGTGACCTTCAACAAGAAGAACCCGCCCGAGGGCAAAAGGAAACTGAGCCAGAACGAGACGGATGGCGCGACAGTTACCGGCAACCCGGGCTCGGATTATTTCCCTGGAGGGACTGCCCCCGGGGTTCCGGGGCCCGGAGGCCCGCCGGGGACCAGTAGCAGCGGCTCCAAAGCTTCCGGGCCGCCCAATCCGCCCGCCCCGGGGGACGGCACCAGCCTCTCCCCCAACTACACCCTGGAATCCACGTCGGGGAACGACGGCAAGCCGGTCCCCGGGGGCGGCGGCCGGGGCCGGGGTCGCAGAAAAAGGGACAGTGGTCACGTGAGCCCCGGGACCTTCTTCGACAAGTACTCGGCGGCGCCAGACAGCGGGGGCGCGCCGGGGGTGAGCCCAGGGCAGCAGCAGGCGCCGGGCGCCGCCGTCGGAATCAGCTCCGCGGGAGAGACACGCGGGGCGCCGACGCCGCACGAGAAAGCGCTCACGTCCCCGTCGTGGGGGAAGGGGGCCGACTTGCTCCTGGGGGACCAGCCGGACCTCATGGCATCCCTGGACGGCGGGGCCAAGTCGGACGGTAGTTCCCCGCACGTGGGCGAGTTCGCCTCGGACGAGGTGAGCACCAGCTATGCCAACGAGGACGAAGTGTCGTCCAGCTCCGACAACACCCCGGCCCTTGCCAAAGCGAGCAGGAGTCCCCTGGTGACCGGCTCGCCCAAGCTCCCGCCCCGTGGGGTAGGCGCCGGGGAGCACGGACAGAAGGCGCCCCCGCCCCCGCTTGGCCTGGGTATCCTGTCTACCTCTACCTCGACCCCTGACAGCTACGGCGGCGGCGGGGGCACGGGCCACCCGGGCACGCCGGGCCTGGAGCAGGTCCGAACCCCGACGAGCAGCAGCGGGGCACCCCCACCGGATGAGATCCACCCCCTGGAGATCCTCCAGGCGCAGATCCAGCTACAGAGGCAGCAGTTCAGCATCTCCGAGGACCAGCCCCTGGGGCTCAAAGGTGCCAAGAAGGGTGAGTGCGCCGTCGGGGCCTCGGGCGCTCAGAACGGCGATACGGAGCTGGGCAGCTGCTGCTCAGAGGCGGTCAAGAGTGCCATGAGCACCATCGACCTGGACTCGCTGATGGCGGAGCACAGCGCCACCTGGTACATGCCCGCTGACAAGGCCCTGGTGGACGGCGCAGACGACGACAAGACGCTGGCGCCCTGGGAGAAGGCCAAACCCCAGAACCCCAACAGCAAAGAAG